The Dehalococcoidia bacterium genomic sequence CGGCCGGACTCGACCGCATCCGCTGGCACGATCTGCGGCACGGCTGCGCCTCGCTGCTGCTGGCGCAGGGCACGCCGATGCGGGTGGTGATGGAACAGCTCGGCCACGCGCAGATCGCCTTGACCGCGAACACCTACAGCCACGTCGCGCCGGCACTGATGCAGGACGCCGCCGACGGGTTGCAGCGGGCGCTGGGTGGCGTCTAGCACTGCCGATTCCGGTGGTACGGCATACCCCCACCCACGGTGCGGTCACAAAGCAGTGGTGCAGCAACCGTTGCTGCACCCGTGGGGGTATGCGTGGGGGTACGGAGTGAGGCTGACAAGCGAAAGCCCGGCCAAATCGCCGGGTTCCACGCCTGCAATGCGGAGCCGAAGAAGGGACTCGAACCCCCGACCCGCTCATTACGAATGAGCTGCTCTACCAACTGAGCTACTTCGGCGCTCCCGGGCGCTGCCCGGTCCTCCGATGCTAGACGGAGCCGGCCTGTTCGTCAAGGTCTTGTAACGGGATAACAGCGGACACTGCGCCGCGGTCCGAGGCGCGTCGCGGCGCCGCGTCCCCTGCTCCTGTCATCTGGCGCGTCTTGCCCGCCTCGCTGTCGCGGCCTACGATCCGGTGGGCGAGCGGCGGGAACGTTCTCTGCCCCTCAGTGCATATTGCAAGCAAGGAGTGGCCATGCCCTTCGATCCCCGGCGCTGGTTCGGGCGAACGTTTGCCGCCCCTCCCGCGCGCCGGGGCGCCGGCCGGGCCCCGTATCTGCCGATCGTCGCCGCGTTGCTGACGCTGGTCGCCGTGATTGCCATCGTGGCCGCCGCCGTCCGCGCCCGCTCGGGCGGCAGTGCGAGCCGGACCGCGTTGCAGACAACCGCCGTCGGCGGTATCTTCAGCCCCACCCCGCCGGTGCCGGCCGCAACCGCTACGCCGGAACCGGACACTGCAGCCGCATCCGCGGTCGCGCTGGTCGCTGGCTTTCCCGGTGCGATCGCCGGCGGCGCCGGCCCGCCGCCCGCGCCGTCGTTTCCAACTCCGCCCACGGTGCCCGGCCTGCCGGCGGCGCTGGCGCCCGGACAGGCTACGCCTCCGCCAGGTATTCCGGCCGGTGCGGCGCAGCCGCCGTCGAGCGTTTCAGCCGGCGTCGCCACGCCGCCGGTGCTCAATCCGCCGCCGAGCGGCATTCCCACGCCGCCGGTCGGTGTGCCGCCGCCCGTGGTCGTGAACGCCGCGCCGGCGATCAACTCGCCACCGATCTCCATTCCCGTTGTGCAGAGCGTCGCCGCAGCGCCGCCGGGGCCGCTGCTGGTTTCGCCCCCACCCGCGGCGCAAGCCGCCCGCGGCGCCATGCTGCTGACCTTCACCGTGCGCGCGGCCGACCGCCCCGACGCGCTGGTTTCGCCCACGGTGCGTGTCTTCGCCAACGGTCAGGAGTGTGCGGACGCGACCGGTACCGGTTCCATTCTCGTGGAACTGGCGTTGCCGGAATCCTGTGCCCAGACCGGAGACCTGCTCAGCTTCGAGGCGGGCGGGCTGGACAGCCGCGCCGCGGCGGCGAGCGATCCAACGCCGGCCTGCCCGTTCGAGCTGCAGTTCGACCCGGCCGGCCAGCCGGCGCCTGCCTACCAGGCGGTGATGCTTGCCGCCGGCCCGCGTTTCGTCACGCTGATCCTCGCCGCCCTGCCCGACTGCCCTGCGCCGGGCGCCGCGGCCACGGCCGCGCCGAGCACGGACACCACGCTCACGCTCGGCCTGTTGCAGATGGACACGCCCGGCGCCCCGCTCGAGCGGCCGACCGTCACTGCCTACGTGGGCGGCGCGGCCTGCGCCCGCAGCACGGCGCTCGCCGGCACAAGCGTGGTGCTGACGCTGCCGGAACGCTGCGGCCAGCCCGGCACGGCGGTTGCCCTGCGCGCCTCGGCCCTTGATGTGCGCTACCCAGGCGGCGGCGACACGGCGGGCTGCTCGGTCGCGCCGCCGCCGCTCGGCGTCTCCGTGCCCGACTTCCAGCCCACGCCGCTGCCGATCGCGATGCAGCCCGGCAGCGCGCTTGCCGCTGCGCTGCTGCTGGGTGACTGTGCGGCCACACCGGCCGCTGCTACGGCATCGCCCACGGCCGCGACGACCACTCTCATTCCGGCGACGTCGCCCGCCGCAACGGCCACACCAGCGCCCACCTCGCCGCCCGCCGCTACGCCGACTCGCGGCAGAACACCCTCGATAGCGCCCGCGTCCACACCCAACTCCACGCCTGCCACGCCCGCTGCTACCCCCACGCCGGCCGTGCTCAACACGCCGGACGCCGGCGGCTCGGTGGTCTTCGTGACACCGCCCGCGCGCTGACTCAGATCTCCGTACCCGCCTCCGCGTTGTCTCGCGGCCGTGCTCACGCTTGGGACGGCGCGCATCCACGCCTGAAACGGCCGCGGAAGATCGCCGGAAACCGGTCAGCCGGCGGGGAGGATCCTCCGCTCGCGGCGGGCGGCGGCGCCGTGGCCCCGCGGCAGACTGATTCCAGGCGGAGCGAGATCGCCCCGCACCGATTCTGGAGGCGCCGCAATGAACGAGCAGAGCATGGGAACCGCCGCGTCGTACGCCCGACAGCACCGCCGCACAACCCGCGCACTGACGGCATCCCTGATCCTGGCGGCCGGACTCGCGGCCGGCGCCGTCGGCTGGGAGGTGGGCCGGCACAACCCGACGGTTGCTCAGCGCAGCAGCTCGATCGCCCTTCCCGCGAGCGGGCATAACGCCGTGCTGGCGACGCCCCTGTCTGCCGGCGCTGCCAGCGCCGTCGCTGCCGCCTCCAACCCCGTCGCGGCCTCACCGACGACGTACACGGTCTACCTGGCCGGCTCGCAGGCCGAGGCCGACTCCGTCCAGGCCACGCTGACGGACCCGCACGCGATCGCCGTCGCGGACGGCACGCCGGACGAAATGGCCGAGGCCCGATCGTTGATTAAGCAGCTTCAACTCGAGGCCGACGGCGGCGCGCTGCGCGTCATCGACCTGCGCTCGCGGTAGCCCGCGGTAGCCCTCGCGGTAGCCAGTGAAGGAGGGCAGCAGATGAGCACCCGTTCCACTGCTGGGCCGAGCAACTCCCACGTCCTCGGGGCGCGCCGGATGCGCTGCCGCTCAACGCGACGGCAGCGTTGGTCTGGCCGCCTACATGAGCCACCGTGGACCGCGCCGCCGGCTGGGCGGTCAGCATCGCACGCGCCGAAGGCAACGCCCCTTAGCGGCCGTGAGCTCGCGGTGCTGCACCTGATCGCCGGCGGCCGGAGCAACCGGGCGATCGCCGAACGACTCGTCCTGAGCATCCGCACCGTCGAGACGCACGTCATGCGCATCTACGCCAAGCTGGGCGTGGCCAACCGCGCGGCAGCCGCCGCCTTCGCCGTGCGCAGCGGGCTCGCTTGAGCGCCGTCGGCGGGCCGTTGCATCGTGAGCGTATACTCTGCGGAAGCGAAGCATGGCGTGCGCGTGGATACGGGCATGATCGAGCCGGGCACGGATCTCCCGCGGGCGCTGCCGTGGGGCAGCCGGCTCTTCTGGCGCTATCTGCGCGTGCTGGTGGCGCTGGTGGCGCTCGTGCTTCTGCTCAGCGGCGGCCTGCAGGCCTACTTCGCCTACCGGAACGCGCGCGACGACCTGGGACGGATCGAGCAAGGGCAGGCGCAGGTGGCCGCGGTGCGCATCGCGCAGTTTGTGAGCAGCGTGGCGCCGCCCCTGCTCGCCGCCGACCAGACCGCGGTGCAGGTAGCCGCGGGCGCGGCCGAAGAGCGCCGGGCGCAGTACCTGCAGGTGCTGCGCCAGCTCCCCGCGATCACCGACGTGCGCCACGTCGACGCCGACGGCCGCGAGCAGGTATTCGTCTCGCGCGTGGCGCTGGACGTGATCGGCAGCGGCGCAGACCTGGCGCAGGACCCGGCGGTGCGCGCGGCGCGGCCGGAGCAGCCGTACTTCGGTTCCGTCTTCTTCCGCGACGGCTCCGAGCCGTACATGACGGTCGCGCTGGCCGATGCCGGCGGCGGCGTGACCCTGGCGAACGTGAACCTGAAGTTCGTCTGGGACGTGGTCTCCGGCATCACGGTTGGCCGGCACGGGCTGGCCTACGTGGTGGACGGCGGCGGCCGGCTGATCGCACATCCCGATCTGAGCCTCGTGCTGCGCGACACCGATCTCGCGCGCCTGGCCCAGGTGCGGGTGGCACGGCAGGGCGGCGGACCGCGCTGGAGCGTGGCCAGAAACCTCGACGGCAAGCAGGTGCTGAGCGCCGATGCGGCCGTCGATCCGCCGGGCTGGTTCGTCTTCGTCGAGCAGCCGCAGGGCGAGGCGTTCGCCAGCCTGAACGCGCTGCTGCTGCGCACGGCCGCGCTGCTGCTCGCCGGCCTGGCGCTGGCGGTGGCGGCCAGCGTGCTGCTGGCGCGGCGCATGGTCACGCCGATCCGCGCCCTGCAGGCGAGCGTGGCGCGGCTGGGCGCCGGCAACCTCGACGAACGCGTGGCGCTGCAGACGGGCGACGAGCTGCAGGCGCTGGGCAAGGAGTTCGACCGCATGGGTGAGCGGCTGCGTCGCTCCTACGCTGAGCTGGAGGACCAGGTGGCGGCGCGCACCCACGAGCTGCGCGAGGCGCTGGCCCAGCTTGAGCAGCAGCGCGCCGAGCTGGAGGCCGCGAGCCGGCACAAGTCGGCCTTTCTCGCCGCGATGTCGCACGAGCTGCGCACGCCGCTCAACGCCGTACTCGGCTTCTCCGAGGTCTTGCGCCGCCGCCGCCACGGCGAGTTGAACGAACGGCAGGACCGCTACGTGGAGGAGATCCAGGCGGCCGGCCAGCACCTGCTGGCGCTGATCAACGACGTGCTCGACCTGGCCCGGATCGAGGCCGGGCGCATGGAGCTGGAGCTGGCGCCGTGCTCGCTGCCCGAGGCGATCGAGGCGGCGCTGGCGATGGTGCAGGTACGGGCGGAGCGCGCCGGCCTTGCGCTCTCCTGCTGCATCGCGCCGGAGGTCGGCACAATCACGGCCGACGAGCGGCGGCTGAAGCAGGTGCTGCTCAACCTGCTCGCCAACGCGGTCAAGTTCACGCCCGCGGGCGGCAGCGTGCGCCTGCGCGCCGAGATCGGCGACGGCGCGGTTCAGATCGCCGTGCAGGACACGG encodes the following:
- a CDS encoding tyrosine-type recombinase/integrase, which gives rise to AGLDRIRWHDLRHGCASLLLAQGTPMRVVMEQLGHAQIALTANTYSHVAPALMQDAADGLQRALGGV
- a CDS encoding LuxR C-terminal-related transcriptional regulator — its product is MRCRSTRRQRWSGRLHEPPWTAPPAGRSASHAPKATPLSGRELAVLHLIAGGRSNRAIAERLVLSIRTVETHVMRIYAKLGVANRAAAAAFAVRSGLA
- a CDS encoding ATP-binding protein; translated protein: MRVDTGMIEPGTDLPRALPWGSRLFWRYLRVLVALVALVLLLSGGLQAYFAYRNARDDLGRIEQGQAQVAAVRIAQFVSSVAPPLLAADQTAVQVAAGAAEERRAQYLQVLRQLPAITDVRHVDADGREQVFVSRVALDVIGSGADLAQDPAVRAARPEQPYFGSVFFRDGSEPYMTVALADAGGGVTLANVNLKFVWDVVSGITVGRHGLAYVVDGGGRLIAHPDLSLVLRDTDLARLAQVRVARQGGGPRWSVARNLDGKQVLSADAAVDPPGWFVFVEQPQGEAFASLNALLLRTAALLLAGLALAVAASVLLARRMVTPIRALQASVARLGAGNLDERVALQTGDELQALGKEFDRMGERLRRSYAELEDQVAARTHELREALAQLEQQRAELEAASRHKSAFLAAMSHELRTPLNAVLGFSEVLRRRRHGELNERQDRYVEEIQAAGQHLLALINDVLDLARIEAGRMELELAPCSLPEAIEAALAMVQVRAERAGLALSCCIAPEVGTITADERRLKQVLLNLLANAVKFTPAGGSVRLRAEIGDGAVQIAVQDTGIGIASEDQQRIFEEFRRVEGSPVHEGTGLGLALARRFVELHGGEIRLQSAPGAGSTFTVTLPLSGPIVQSGTESAMQAGAAAPV